The nucleotide sequence AAGAAGACGAGGAAGCTAACTGCGACGAGAAGCCAGCCACCGCCAAAGGTAGCGGCACCGCAGCGGCTATAGCTAACGGGATCGTCACACCGATAACTGCGGCCCAGCCCCTTCCGCCTGCAGGTCAGCTTCCCTCGCAGCAGCTGCCTGGGACACAGCCCATGGCGCAGACTGTCACTTACTCAGGCGGCGTTAGCGCCTATCTAAGCCGAGCTTGCACCAGCTGCCACGGTGGTGGCTTTTTCGGTAAGTCACCAAATCTCAGCAACTACGAGGCAGCAAAGGCGGGCGCCGCGGCCTCCCTCGCCTCGATGAAAGCTGGAAGAATGCCAACGAGCGGCAAACCTGCCGATGCCGACATCAAACTCATAGAGTCGTGGATCCAAGGCGGTATGGCGCAGTAATCACCAGCGTCACTGCTTGATAGCCTGCACCAGACGGCAAGCACCGAAAAGATAGGATTTCACGGAATCGACGATATATCCTCGCTCATAAAGAGCGGAGCGTAGCTCGTCCGGTGTATAAAACGATCCCACACTTTGGGGTAGATATTTGTAGGCGTCGCGGTCGCTTAAAATCCCACCTATGAAAGGCAAGATGTGGTGGAAATAAAGTTGAAACACCGCACCCAGTAACCCGCGCTTAGGAATAAAGAACTCCAGGATCAGCAGTGTGCCGCCAATTTTGAGCACACGGTGGAACTCCTGCAAGGCCTTGCCCCGATCCACGACGTTGCGCAGGCCGAACGAAATACTGACGCAGTCAAATTTGGCATCAGGTAAGGCCAAGGCCTCGGCACTCATACGAGTGAGACGCACCGCCTGCTTAAGGCCGCTCGTGTTCACCTTGGTTTGGCCGATGGCCAGCATCTCTGCGGAGATATCGGCCCCGATGAGCTCGCTGTATTCGGGGTGCTTGTGTCCCACAGTCAAGAGGACATCGGCAGTACCCGTCGCACAGTCGAGATAGGCACCTCCTGGGCGATATGGCACTAAAGCCGCCAAATGCCGCCGCCACCGCTGATCCTGACGAGCGCTAAGTAGCCGATTTAGAAGGTCATAGCGCGGCGCCACCCGGTCAAACATGGCGGCAATCTTGGCTTCGCTCTCGGGGCGCTGAATAGGATTAGTCACGACAGGACCTCATGCATAGATGAGCTCCCAGTATTAGCCGCGCCAGGAGGCGGCATCAAGCCTAAACCGGACCGACCTTCACCGAAGGCCCTCGCGCAAAGACGCAAGCACAGC is from Deltaproteobacteria bacterium and encodes:
- a CDS encoding ubiquinone/menaquinone biosynthesis methyltransferase gives rise to the protein MTNPIQRPESEAKIAAMFDRVAPRYDLLNRLLSARQDQRWRRHLAALVPYRPGGAYLDCATGTADVLLTVGHKHPEYSELIGADISAEMLAIGQTKVNTSGLKQAVRLTRMSAEALALPDAKFDCVSISFGLRNVVDRGKALQEFHRVLKIGGTLLILEFFIPKRGLLGAVFQLYFHHILPFIGGILSDRDAYKYLPQSVGSFYTPDELRSALYERGYIVDSVKSYLFGACRLVQAIKQ